The segment GGAAGACGCAGGCCGAGCATTGGCCCTGCGCGAAATTGCGATCCTGATCGTGGGTCTCGTCGAAATAATAGAGGCCCGCCAGCCAGGTGAGCGGCCCGCTGCCGTCCGAGGCGAGGCGAAGCTCCTCCGACACCAGCGACTGGTTGGTTCGCTGATCCTGGAAATTGCCCAGATCCGGCCCGGAATCGAAGTCGAACCAGTAGCGCGACTTGGTCTTGCTGGCGCCGGTGATCGAGGTCAGCACCGCGCCGTCGAACGTGTAATTGACGGTCAGCGATCCGCCGTAGCCATGGTCGTGCGAGGTCCGCTTCTCGCCGTCGAGGGTGACATAGCGCTTGCTGCCGTCATCCGGCACGCCGAAGCCGAGATAGCCGTAGCGCGAGCGCGACCCTTCGATACGGAGGATCACCTCCAGCGTGTCGCTGGGCGTCGCGCGCAGCGTGAAGCGGCCGGCGAGCTTGTTCGAATTGTCCTGCTTCCGATCGAGCGTGACATTGTGCAGATAGCCGTCGGTCCGCGAATATTGCACGGCCATGCCGGCGAACAGCTTGTCCTCGACGACCGGCCCGCTGGCGCTGCCGCCGAGCTTGTAGCTGTCGAATTCCGCCGCCTCGCCCTGCAGCTTGAACCGGAAATTCCCGTCCGGCTTCGCGGTGACGATATTCAGCGCGCCGCCCTGGGTGTTGCGGCCGAAAAGCGTCCCCTGCGGGCCGCGCAATATCTCCACCCGTTCGAGATCGAGGAAGCCCTGATCGAAGTTCAGGCTGGTCTGATAGACGCCGTCGAGGAAGGTGCCCACCGCCGGATCGTTCGAGGAGGTCGCGCCGACGCCGCGCAGGACCAGATAGGTCTGGTTGGGCGCGGGGCCGAAGGTCTGGTTCTGCGTGGTGAACAGGCTGGGCACCTCGCCGATCAGGTTGCTGACATTGGCGATGCCGGATGCTTCGAGCTTCACGCCGGAGAAGGCCGAAACCGCGACCGGCACGTCGAGCAGGGTCTCCTCGCGCTTGCGCGCCGTGACAATGATGTCGCCGTCGCCGCCCGTCGCGACGCCGGCCGCGGCCTGCTGCGCATGCGCCGCCGGAGCGCACAGCGCCATCAGCGAGGCGCAGCATAGCGCCCGCCGCATCGAATGCCCCATCGTCAGGATGCTCGTCATCGTCCAACCCCCTTCATCGCTCGGGCTTTTCGTCCCTGTGCTCGTTCAAGCCGGATACCGGCCATCCATTGGCTATCAGCGGCGGCGTTCGCATTCATATCCGGTTGCGCGTGGGACCTATTCGACTTCGCAAGATTTGGACGCGCGGCCGGCCGCGCCGGACGCCGGCGGGGCGTCAAAGCGCCGGCACCGCCCGCAACCCGGCCATCGCCTGCCGCGCGACCTGACGCGCGCGCGAGACGATCGACCAGCGCCACTCGGCATCGTCGGGATAGAAGGCGTCGAGGAGTTGCGCCTTGATCGCGCGTCCCTCGTCCGTCTCGCGGTCGCCGAAGAAGGTCAGCCAATGATCGTCGAGCATGATGTCGAACACCGTCGTCGACGGCCGGGTGCCATATTCCAGCACCATCGCGGTGACGTCGACGCCGGGCAGCATCCGGTCATAGCCGTCGCTGCTATGGCCGGTGACGTCATAGCATTCCTCCGGCGCATTGCGCACGTCGACCCGCGGCGCCCAGATCCACGGCCCATACCAGCGATGGGCGCGTTCGAGCCGCTCGCCCTCGTACATGCAGACCGCCGATCCATGCGACCACGGCCCCAGCCCGCTATGATAATCGACCAAGGCAACGCGCTTCGCGCCCCGCCCATGCTCCTGGACCAGCCCGGTCATCAGCCGGTTCGACCAGGTCGGCCCCCTTCCCCCGAACGATATGCCGTCAGGATGCGCATATTGGCCGGTCATCAGCGCCGTCCCATAGCCGCCCGGGCCATGGACGCGGCGATAGTCCCGCAGCGCGGCGAGCGCGGCGTCGCGCGCCGGGCCGCGCCGTTCGGGGCAGGTAAAGGCGGCGTGGACCTCCTCATAGCGGCTGTTGACCGCCGGCGGATCGGAGAAGTCGATGAAGTTGCGACAGAGATCGACATTGTCCTCGTTGTTGCGCCGGACATGGGCCGCGCCCCACGGGTTGATCGCGTGGACCATCAGCACGGCCACGCCCTCGGGCAGCCGCTCGAACCATCCCTCGGTCAGCGCGGCGACCTGGCAGCCCGAGCCGCACATCAGCTCGGGGCCGTGCATTCCCGAGGTAAGCACCAACAGCGTCTCGGCATCGGCCGGGCCGATCCGCAGGGTGTCGGTCGCCAGTGCCTGGCCGGCCGGGCCCTGCAACGGATGCACGCTGGTCGCGACGTCCAGCCGGGCAAGCTCGGCAGCCTGCAGGAAGGTCTCGCGGGCGCCGTCATAGTCCGGCGCGAAATAGCTGTCCTCGATCATGGCGGCGAGGGTAGGACCGCCCGCCGGCCATGTCCTGTGCGAAGCCGCGCGCTTCGTTCGAGAAGGCGTGAATCAGGTCAGGCCGCGCGCCGCCTTGGGCGATATGCCGAAATGGCGCCGGAAGGCGGTCGCGAAATTGCTCGGATGCTCATAGCCCATCTCGAACGCCACCTCGGTCACCGAGATGCGCGATCCCTTGAGCAACTGCATCGAGCGTTCCATCCGGTAATTCTGGCGATAGTCGAAGATCGTCATGCCGGTGACGCGGCGGAAGCACTGCATGAGCTGGGTCTCGTTCCAGACGAACTGGCGGACCAGCTCCTGGATCGTCGGCGGGTCGGCGAACCTCTCCTCGAGCAGCACGCAGATGTCCTGCACCTTGCGGACGTCGCGCGGCCGCAACGGCACGCTGGTCTCGCTGTCGTCGGCGAGCGCGCCGAGCGCCAGGCACAACAGCTCGAGGGTCTTCGCCTCCATGTACATCGCCCGCATCGCACCGCCGAACGGCGGATCGAGGATCTCGGCGACGATGCGGTGGAGGACCGATCGCATCGGCAGGCTCGAACAATGGAAATCGGGATCGCCATGGCGCAGCAGCGAGCGGATCGGCTGGGGCAATGAGGAGGACGGCGAGTCGATGATCCCGTCGAGGAATGCGGGATCGCAGATCAGCGTCACCGACCGCTCGTGCGAGACAGGCCGCGGGCTCTCGCGCTTGGCCGAGGCCATCGGCTGCACGAGGAAGCCGAAGGAGAGCGGATTGAGCTCGGTTTCTCGGCCATGCTCGCTCGTGATCATGCTGTCGCCGTCGAGACGGAAATGAAACTTGATTTGGCCGCCGCCCAGATACTGCTCGGTATATGCAAGGTCACGACGCACGTCCGACACCATGATCAGGCAGCCATCGCGGATGTGGAAGCAGTCGCGCCAGCCCTGCGCGCCGGCCATCTCGGCCCGCATCCGCACGCCGCACGCGCCCCAGCCCTCGTCGGATGCGGCGCCATAATAAGGGCGAAGCGAGTCGATCACCGATTGCAGGGGGGCGAGCAGGGTAACCCCGCCGCCGGCGCTCGAAGACTCGATCCCTGATCGTTCGTCGGTCAAAGCATCCACCCGTCCCAGCATCGAGCATCCCCCAAGCCGGATCACCGGTCCAGCGAAATCCAGCCGCCGCGAGACATCGCATAGGGCTTTTGTCGAAGCGCACAGGACCGTGCGCCGGGCCCATGCCAGTTTTCGATGCATGAGGAAGCGAACCGGCCTGGACATGCGAACGAGCGAGCCGATCGGGCTGCGCCCGCTGATCGCCTATTCTGCGCCGGCGCTGCCGCTATCGATGCTGCTGATGCCGCTGATCCTGTACCTGCCGGCCTATTATGCGACCAGCGTCGGCCTTCCGCTGGCGATGGTCGGCCTGATCTTCTCGCTGGCGCGCGCCTTCGACGGCATCATCGACCCGCTGATCGGCCATCTGTCGGACGCCAGCCGTGGACGATGGGGGCGCAAGCCCTGGCTGCTCGGCGGCGCCCCCCTGCTGGTGATCGCGACATGGTATCTGTGCCGGCCGCCGCACGGAGCAGGGCTCGCCTATCTCGGGCTATGGCTCTTCCTCTTCTATCTCGCCTGGTCGACCGTGCAGATCCCCTATCTGTCCTGGGGCGTCGAACTCTCGCGCGACTATCGGCAGCGCACGCGCATCGCCGGCTTTCGAGAGGGCAATCTGCTGGTCGGGACCCTGCTCGCGACCGGGCTGCCGCTGCTGCTCGGCGGGGGTCATCCCGACCTCGACACGATCCTGGCCGTATTCGTCGGCACGACCGCGATCCTGCTGCCGCTCGCGGTCGTCGCGGCCGTGAGCCTGACGCCCGCGGGCCCTGCGCCGCAGCCGGCGCCCCCCATCGGCCTGATCGCCGGCATCCGGCTGGTCGCGGGCAACGGCCCCTTCCTCAGGCTGATGGGCGCGATCTTCGCCTTCTGGCTGGCGGCGAACATCTGGAACGCCTGCGTGCTGTTGGTCATGGAGCATGTGCTGGGGCTCGACACCGGCACCTTCCTGCTCTTCGTGCTCGGTCAGTTCCTGATCGGGCTGATGGCGCTGCCGCTGGTGACCCGCCTCGCCAACCGCATCGGCAAGCATCGCGCGCTCGCGCTCGGCACGCTCGCCTTCTTCTCGATACTGCTGCTCCTCCTGCTGGTGCCGCGCGGACAGGCGATGATCGCCTTCCTTCCCTTCGCCCTGCTCGGCCTGGTGACCCCCGTCGTCTGGGTGCTGCCGGCGGCGACGGCGGGCGACGCGGTCGAGCTCGGCATCCTGCTAAGCGGTCGCGACCAGTCGGCGCTCTACATGGCCTTCTACAATTTCGCGCAGAAGCTGGCGCTCGCCGCGAGCATCGGCATCGCGCTCCCGCTCCTCGGCCTGCTCGGCTTCGATCCGGCGCGCGGACAGCCGATGCCGCTGATCGTCGTCGGCATCGTCCTGCCCCTGCTCTGCGCGACGGCCGGCGCGCTGCTGCTGCGCGGCTACCCGATCACCGAGCGCCGCCACGCGGCGATCCGCCGTCGCATCGCCCGGGTCCACCCCCATCTCGCCACCTCTGTCGGATAATCCCTCGATGATCGCTGATGCCTACCCCGATGCCGACCTCCGCCCGATCATAGCCGGCCGCCCGACGGACCCGCGTTCGGATCGGCTGCTCGTGCTGACCGATCCCGCGACCGGGCGCGAAACCGCGCGCTATGCGGGCAGCGGACAGGCGACCGTCGACCAGGCCGTCGCCGCCGCGCGATCCGCCTTCACCGGCGACTGGGGCCTCATGGGTCCCGGCGAGCGGATGGCGATTCTGCATCGTTTCGCCGACCTCGTCGACCGCGAGGGCGATACGATCGCGCGGGCCGACCGTATCGACGTCGGCAAGCCGATCTCGGCCGCGCGCGCCGAGGCCGGCGTCGCGGCCGGCTTCATCCGCTACTATGCTCAGGCGATCGACAAGGCACAACGCGGCATCGTCGCGCCGACCGGCATCGCCGCCACCGAATTGCAGTTGCGCCGGCCGCGCGGCGTGATCGGAATGATCGTCCCCTGGAACTATCCGGTGATCAACCTGGCGTTGAAGATCGCGCCCGCGCTGGCGGCCGGCAACAGCGTGGTCGCCAAGCCGTCGGAGATATCGCCGCGATCGGCATTGATCCTCGCCAGGCTGGGCGCCGAGGCCGGACTGCCGGCCGGCACGCTGTCGGTCCTCCCCGGGGACGGCGCGACCGGCGAGGCGATCACCGTCCATGGCGACATCGACATGATCAGCTTCACCGGCTCGACCGCGACGGGCCGGGCGATCATGCGCGGCATCGGCCAGTCGACGCTCAAGCCGATCCTGCTCGAATGCGGCGGCAAGTCGCCGGAGCTGCTGTTCGACGACATGGCCGGCCAGGATCTCGATGCGATTGCCGCGCATATCGTCGCAGGCGCCTATGCCAACCAGGGCCAGCTCTGCGTCGCGCGGACGCGGCTCTATATCGAGGACGGCCTCTACGAGCCGCTGCTCGATCGGGTCCTCGCCCATGCCGGCGCGTTGAAGGCGGGCGACCCCGACGATCCCGCCACAACCTACGGCCCGCTCGCCAGCGACAAGCAGCGCGCAACCGTCGAGCGCTACATCGTCGACGGGATCGAGGCCGGCGCCGAGATGCTGCTCGACGGCCGGCGGTCGACCACCGGCTGCTTCCTCGAACCGACCGTCTTCGCCGTGCGGGGCTGCGACATCGCCCTGACGCGCAAGGAGATCTTCGGCCCGGTGCTGGCGGTGTCGCGCTTTCGCGGCGAGGCCGAGGCGATCGCGCTCGCCAACGCCACCGCCTACGGCCTCGCCGCCACGATCTGGACCCGCGATATCGGGCGGGCGCATCGCATGGCGCGATCGGTGACGGCGGGGACGGTGAAGATATGCTCGACGCCCAACCCGCGCGAGGGCGCCGGCTTCGCGCACGCCGCCGAGCCAGCCCGCCAATCGGGTTTCGGCATCGAAGGGGGCCTCGCCGCGCTCGACAGCTATTCCCGTCTCCAGTCGGTGGAGTTCCGCTATTAACGCCACCGCTCCCTCAGCCGCACCAGGCCTGAGCCTGGGCGCGATCCGCGCCGCCGCCGTCGAGATCGCGCCGTTCGTCAACCGGACCCCGATCCACCACTGGCGGGGTCGCGAGATCGACGCGCGGTTGCCCGGCGCCGAGGTGATGCTCAAGCTCGAGCTGTTCCAGCATGGCGGCTCGTTCAAGGCGCGCGGCGCGCTGCTCAACCTGCTGCGGCTCGACGAAGCCCAGCGGGCGCGCGGCGTCACCGCGGTCAGCGCGGGCAATCACGCGATCGCCGTGGCCTTCGCGGCGCACACCCTCGGCGTCGACGCCAAGGTGGTGATGGCCTCGACCGCGAACCCCTCCCGGATCGCCGCCGCCCGTGCTTATGGCGCCGAGGTGATCCTGGGCGGGGATGCCACACAGAGTTTCGCCCGCGCCGAGCAGATCGCCCGGGACGAGGGACGCTTCCTCGTCCATCCGTTCGAAGGCGAGACGACCGCGCTCGGCACCGCCACGCTCGGCCTCGAACTCGCCGAACAGATGGGGCGGCTCGACGCGATCGTCGTGCCGATCGGTGGTGGCGGCCTGGCCGGCGGGGTCGCTAGCGCGATCCGGGCGCTACAGCCCGATTGCCGCATCCACGGCGTCGAGCCGGCCGGTGCCGACGCGATGAGCCGCAGCTTCGCAGCCGGGGCGCCCGTCCGGCTGGAGAAGACCGCCACCATCGCCGACAGCCTCGCTCCTCCCATGGCGCTGCCCTACAGCTATGAGCTCTGCCGGTCGGCGGTCGATGCTATCGTCCGCATCGACGACGACGCGATCTGCCACGCGGGTGCCCTCCTGTTCCGCGAGATGAAGCTGGCCGTCGAACCGGCCGGCGCCGCCACCACCGCCGCCCTGATCGGCCCGCTCAGCGAGGAACTCCGTGATGCGCGAACGGCGGTGATCATCTGTGGCGCGAACATCGACATCGAAGGCTTCAACCAGATGGTTCGGCGAGGGGAGGCGACACCATGATCTCGATCCGCATGATCAATAGCGCCACCATTCAAAAGCTCGTGGACCCTGTCGACCCAATATGCGTCTTACCAGCGCGGGAGATGCCATGCTGCCGCGGCGGCGCGCGCCCATCCTTCCGGATGGCCGAGGTGCGTCGGCATAATACTCGACCATCTCGGCGGTCCGATCGCCTCAGCGGGCGTGAAGCTCGCCAGCCTCATGCCACCGACTCGCCGACGCCCTCTAAGAGGCGGAATGGCGGCGCTCATTCAACGGCGGCTTGGTGCAAACGCTACGTCAGATTGAAAGCGACAGCTAACCGCCACTATAGCAGTCGTGAATCGCAGCGATGCGTGCCGGCATACACCGGACCTATCTATCCGGCCTGGAGAGGGACGGTGACAAGAACCCGACGCTCGACGTCGTCGGCAGGATCGCGGCAGCCCTCAACGTCACCGTGGGTTCGCTCGTGGACGAGTAGTCTTTCATCCTGATGTAGCTATCCCGCGTTGGGCAGAAATCCCTTAGTTTCTTTCGCCCATCATCAAGTTGGTCTCGTCGATCAGCGTCTGCACGGCGCCGATTTTTCTCCCTGATGCGCTCCACCAGAAGGGAACGCGCTGATCGCTGCCATGATCGATTCAGCCGATGCCAATCACCTAGCATTGCGGCGAGTACGCCTGGTCGCGCGACTCTCAAAACTGTCATGCTGGTCGCCGACAATCACGAGGCTGCCGCGTCAGACATGGTCGATAGCTTGAATGGTTGGTTGGCAGACTGGCCAGTTCATCAACGCCCCCGCGCGTTCGTTCTGGTACAACGACATCGTTGCGGCCTCGAAATTGCATTTCTGGTCGCAGATATCCTTCCGGTCGCAGCTGCGCGGCATCCGACTTTACATTTTTAATCCAAAACACCGTCAAACCGGAGCCGGCGGCGAGATTATGACAGCATCTTGGCGTATATTATCGAAATTTTGACGCCACTTATCGGGCTCTGCATTTCAAATAGCACCAGATTGCCAGGGCCCCCGTGGAGTCCGCCGCTCTACCGGCCCGACCTTCGTCAACCTCGCCAATGAAAGACGTTCGCCATGTCCGCCTCAACCAAGATCGATTTCATCTACCTCTCGGAACAGGACATGATCAGAGCCGGCGTCACCGACATGCCGCAGTGCGTCGACACGATGGAGGAGATGTTCGGCCTGCTCTATCATGGCGATTACCGGATGGCCGGCGCCAATAATGATTCCCATGGTGCGATGATCACCTTCCCGGAAAACTCGCCCTTCCCCGACATGCCGAAGCCCACCGCCGACCGCCGCCTGATGGCGATGCCGGCCTATTTGGGCGGTCGGTTCCGTACGGCGGGCATGAAGTGGTACGGGTCGAACATCGCAAACCGCGACAAGGGCCTTCCGCGTTCCATCCTCACCTTCGTGCTCAATGATGCCGACACCTCGGCGCCGCTCGCCTTCATGTCGGCCAACCTGCTGTCGGCCTATCGGACCGGGGCGATCCCCGGCGTCGGTGCCCGTCATTTCGCGCGCAAGGATTCGAAGGTCGTCGGCCTCGTCGGCCCCGGTGTCATGGGTAAGACCACGGTGATGGCGCTGATCGCGGTGTGTCCGCTGATCGACACGATCAAGATCAAAGGGCGCGGCAAGGCGAGCCTCGACAGCTTCCTGTCCTGGCTGGCGGAGACTTTCCCGCAGGTCACCAATGTCGAGGTGGTCGACAGCATCGAGGCGGTCGTCCGTGGATCCGACATCGTCACCTACTGCAATTCGGGCGAGACCGGCGATCCGTCGACCTATCCGCTTGTCAAGCGCGAGTGGGTGAAGTCCGGCGCCTTCCTGGTCATGCCCGCCAGCTGTCAGATGGACGAGGGGATGGAACAGCCCGACGTCCGCAAGGCGGTCGACAATACCGGGCTCTATGAGTGCTGGTTCGACGAACTTCCCAAGCCCGCGCACAACCATGTGCCGCTGATTGGCGTCCGTTTCCTCGACATGATCGCCGAGGGCAAGATGACCAATGGCCAGCTCGAGGACCTCGGCAAGGTCGTCGCGGGCGACGCCCCCGGGCGCACGAATGACGAGGAAATCATCATCATGTCGGTCGGCGGCATGCCGGTCGAGGACGTCGCCTGGGGAACCGTCGTGTACCGCAACGCGATCGAGCGCGGCATCGGCGTGACGCTGAACCTGTGGGACGAGCCCGTCCTGCGCTGATCCCTCATGGGGGCCGGCTTCGCTGAAGGCCGGCCCCTTTCCCCCGACAAGGAAGAGACATGGCCAAGGTCATCAAGGTCAAGACCGGTAACAAGTTCGAAGAGATCGGCAGCTATTCGCGCATCGTCGCGGTCGACAACTGGATCTTCGTGTCCAACACCGCCGGCCGCAACCCGGCGACACAGCAAATCCCCGAGGATGTGGGCGAGCAGACCCTGCAGGTGTTCGCGAATATCGAGCGGGCGCTGGCCTCCGTCGACGCGAACCTGGCCGATGTCGTCGCCTCGCGCGTCTTCATCCAGGATCCGGCGGACACCCATAGCGTCATGACCATCGTCGGCGACAAGTTTCGCGGGATCGATCCGGCCAGCACGGTGACCTGCCCGCCGCTCGGCTCGACCGTCTACAAGGTGGAGATCGAGGTGACCGCCTATCGCGGCGCCTCGACGGCGGATGTCGAGAAGGTCACCGTCGCTCCCTAACGATCACCCGCCGGCCCAGGATACCCGCATGGCTCCCAAGATCGCCCCCGTCCAGACCTCCCCCGGCATCCCCGCCTCGACCGCCGTCGTGGTGATCGGCGGGGGCATCGTCGGACTGACGGCCGCGCTGACGCTCGCCGAGCGCGGCATCCCCGTCGTCGTGCTGGAGAAGGGCCGGATCGCCGGCGAGCAATCATCGCGCAATCTCGGCTGGATCCGCAAGATGGGCCGCTCCGCGCCAGACGTTCCCATGTCGGTAGCGTCGGACCGGCTTTGGGCGGAGATGCCCGAACGGGTATCGGCCGATGTCGGCTATCGGCAGGCGGGCATCATGTACCTCGCCAGGACAGAGGTCGAGATGGCGATGCACGAGGGCTGGTTGCAGTCGGTCCGCGACCTCTCGCTGGACTCGCGGTTGCTGACGCCGTCCGAGATCGACCGGCTCGTCCCCGGCGGGCGCGACGACTGGGCGGGCGGCATCCATACTCCGTCCGACGGCCGCGCCGAGCCGACCCTCGCCTCGAGCGCCATCGCCGCAGCCGCAATGAGGCACGGCGCGATCATCGTCGAAAACTGCGCGGTCCGGACGCTCGCGCTCACCGGCGGGAAGGTCAGCGGCGTCGTAACGGAGAAGGGCGAGATACGCTGCGACAACGTCCTGCTCGCGGGCGGGCTCTGGTCGCGGCGCTTCCTCGGCAATCTCGGCGTATCGTTGCCTACCCTGCCGCTGATCTGCTCGGTGATCCGAACCGCCCCGATGGACGGCCCCACCGAGATCGCCGTCGGCGGCCCCGACTTCTCCTTCCGCAAGCGTGCGGATGGCGGCTTCACCATCACCCAGCGCGGCGGCCTCGGCGCGCCGCTGATGCTCGATCATCTGCTGATCGGCCGACGCTATCTACCGGCGCTGCGCAGCCAGCGTCATTTCCTGCGCATCTCGCTGGGCAAGGACTTCTTCAGCGACCTCGCTCTGCCCCGGCGCTGGAAGGGCAAGGGTATCTCGCCGTTCGAACGGGTCCGCACGATGGACCCGCCGACCGACGAAGGGCTGAACGCCGAGGCCATGCACAACCTGACTGCCGCCTGGCCCGTCTTCGAGAAGGCGGTGATCGAGGATGCCTGGGCGGGCATGATGGACATCACCCCGGATTCGCTGCCGGTGATCGGTCCGGTGAAAGGCGTCCCCGGCCTGACGATCGCCTCGGGCTTTTCCGGCCACGGTTTCGGCACCTCCCCCGCCGCCGGCCAGCTTGCGGCCGATCTGGTCACCGGAGCGTCGCCGATCGTTGACCCGGCCCCCTACAGCCTCGACCGCTTCTGATCGGCAGTCAGCCGCCGGCGGACCGCACTGGGCGCCTGGCCCGTCCAGTTCCGATGCGCGCGCCAGAAAGTGGTGCCGTCGGCATAGCCGAGCGCCTCGGCA is part of the Rhizorhabdus wittichii RW1 genome and harbors:
- a CDS encoding TonB-dependent receptor (PFAM: TonB-dependent receptor; TonB-dependent receptor, plug), producing MTSILTMGHSMRRALCCASLMALCAPAAHAQQAAAGVATGGDGDIIVTARKREETLLDVPVAVSAFSGVKLEASGIANVSNLIGEVPSLFTTQNQTFGPAPNQTYLVLRGVGATSSNDPAVGTFLDGVYQTSLNFDQGFLDLERVEILRGPQGTLFGRNTQGGALNIVTAKPDGNFRFKLQGEAAEFDSYKLGGSASGPVVEDKLFAGMAVQYSRTDGYLHNVTLDRKQDNSNKLAGRFTLRATPSDTLEVILRIEGSRSRYGYLGFGVPDDGSKRYVTLDGEKRTSHDHGYGGSLTVNYTFDGAVLTSITGASKTKSRYWFDFDSGPDLGNFQDQRTNQSLVSEELRLASDGSGPLTWLAGLYYFDETHDQDRNFAQGQCSACVFPPIFDPANRVLEQTKLSRDGWAAFGQASYDLGRLDLTLGARYARETSKAHQAGLIFLPGIGANDSFDGTNKASFKNFSPMASLAMHWTDDVMTYATVARGYKAGGFDKYPGSSAAVGIPFGNETSLNYEIGTKGSLLDRKLTFSLVGFLIDIHDQQLASTVISPTTGVPVGVTTNVGSSRSKGVEFELQLRPVAGLMLRGNTAYVDAKFRKITSPVGTHQVGDRLPFVPKWTAAAGGDYTIALSDALKLTGSIDYSYVGSHYIGNGAAPFDPILPIKSYDSADARLTVAGARWDLTLFVNNVFDSFNITRRFAPAFQTYTRATVAPPRQFGVRAGFHY
- a CDS encoding transcriptional regulator, AraC family (PFAM: helix-turn-helix- domain containing protein, AraC type), producing MLGRVDALTDERSGIESSSAGGGVTLLAPLQSVIDSLRPYYGAASDEGWGACGVRMRAEMAGAQGWRDCFHIRDGCLIMVSDVRRDLAYTEQYLGGGQIKFHFRLDGDSMITSEHGRETELNPLSFGFLVQPMASAKRESPRPVSHERSVTLICDPAFLDGIIDSPSSSLPQPIRSLLRHGDPDFHCSSLPMRSVLHRIVAEILDPPFGGAMRAMYMEAKTLELLCLALGALADDSETSVPLRPRDVRKVQDICVLLEERFADPPTIQELVRQFVWNETQLMQCFRRVTGMTIFDYRQNYRMERSMQLLKGSRISVTEVAFEMGYEHPSNFATAFRRHFGISPKAARGLT
- a CDS encoding Na+/melibiose symporter and related transporter-like protein, translated to MRKRTGLDMRTSEPIGLRPLIAYSAPALPLSMLLMPLILYLPAYYATSVGLPLAMVGLIFSLARAFDGIIDPLIGHLSDASRGRWGRKPWLLGGAPLLVIATWYLCRPPHGAGLAYLGLWLFLFYLAWSTVQIPYLSWGVELSRDYRQRTRIAGFREGNLLVGTLLATGLPLLLGGGHPDLDTILAVFVGTTAILLPLAVVAAVSLTPAGPAPQPAPPIGLIAGIRLVAGNGPFLRLMGAIFAFWLAANIWNACVLLVMEHVLGLDTGTFLLFVLGQFLIGLMALPLVTRLANRIGKHRALALGTLAFFSILLLLLLVPRGQAMIAFLPFALLGLVTPVVWVLPAATAGDAVELGILLSGRDQSALYMAFYNFAQKLALAASIGIALPLLGLLGFDPARGQPMPLIVVGIVLPLLCATAGALLLRGYPITERRHAAIRRRIARVHPHLATSVG
- a CDS encoding aldehyde dehydrogenase (PFAM: aldehyde dehydrogenase), yielding MIADAYPDADLRPIIAGRPTDPRSDRLLVLTDPATGRETARYAGSGQATVDQAVAAARSAFTGDWGLMGPGERMAILHRFADLVDREGDTIARADRIDVGKPISAARAEAGVAAGFIRYYAQAIDKAQRGIVAPTGIAATELQLRRPRGVIGMIVPWNYPVINLALKIAPALAAGNSVVAKPSEISPRSALILARLGAEAGLPAGTLSVLPGDGATGEAITVHGDIDMISFTGSTATGRAIMRGIGQSTLKPILLECGGKSPELLFDDMAGQDLDAIAAHIVAGAYANQGQLCVARTRLYIEDGLYEPLLDRVLAHAGALKAGDPDDPATTYGPLASDKQRATVERYIVDGIEAGAEMLLDGRRSTTGCFLEPTVFAVRGCDIALTRKEIFGPVLAVSRFRGEAEAIALANATAYGLAATIWTRDIGRAHRMARSVTAGTVKICSTPNPREGAGFAHAAEPARQSGFGIEGGLAALDSYSRLQSVEFRY
- a CDS encoding L-threonine ammonia-lyase (PFAM: Pyridoxal-5'-phosphate-dependent enzyme, beta subunit), whose protein sequence is MPGAEVMLKLELFQHGGSFKARGALLNLLRLDEAQRARGVTAVSAGNHAIAVAFAAHTLGVDAKVVMASTANPSRIAAARAYGAEVILGGDATQSFARAEQIARDEGRFLVHPFEGETTALGTATLGLELAEQMGRLDAIVVPIGGGGLAGGVASAIRALQPDCRIHGVEPAGADAMSRSFAAGAPVRLEKTATIADSLAPPMALPYSYELCRSAVDAIVRIDDDAICHAGALLFREMKLAVEPAGAATTAALIGPLSEELRDARTAVIICGANIDIEGFNQMVRRGEATP
- a CDS encoding ornithine cyclodeaminase/mu-crystallin (PFAM: ornithine cyclodeaminase/mu-crystallin) — protein: MSASTKIDFIYLSEQDMIRAGVTDMPQCVDTMEEMFGLLYHGDYRMAGANNDSHGAMITFPENSPFPDMPKPTADRRLMAMPAYLGGRFRTAGMKWYGSNIANRDKGLPRSILTFVLNDADTSAPLAFMSANLLSAYRTGAIPGVGARHFARKDSKVVGLVGPGVMGKTTVMALIAVCPLIDTIKIKGRGKASLDSFLSWLAETFPQVTNVEVVDSIEAVVRGSDIVTYCNSGETGDPSTYPLVKREWVKSGAFLVMPASCQMDEGMEQPDVRKAVDNTGLYECWFDELPKPAHNHVPLIGVRFLDMIAEGKMTNGQLEDLGKVVAGDAPGRTNDEEIIIMSVGGMPVEDVAWGTVVYRNAIERGIGVTLNLWDEPVLR
- a CDS encoding Endoribonuclease L-PSP (PFAM: Endoribonuclease L-PSP) is translated as MAKVIKVKTGNKFEEIGSYSRIVAVDNWIFVSNTAGRNPATQQIPEDVGEQTLQVFANIERALASVDANLADVVASRVFIQDPADTHSVMTIVGDKFRGIDPASTVTCPPLGSTVYKVEIEVTAYRGASTADVEKVTVAP
- a CDS encoding FAD dependent oxidoreductase (PFAM: FAD dependent oxidoreductase), whose translation is MAPKIAPVQTSPGIPASTAVVVIGGGIVGLTAALTLAERGIPVVVLEKGRIAGEQSSRNLGWIRKMGRSAPDVPMSVASDRLWAEMPERVSADVGYRQAGIMYLARTEVEMAMHEGWLQSVRDLSLDSRLLTPSEIDRLVPGGRDDWAGGIHTPSDGRAEPTLASSAIAAAAMRHGAIIVENCAVRTLALTGGKVSGVVTEKGEIRCDNVLLAGGLWSRRFLGNLGVSLPTLPLICSVIRTAPMDGPTEIAVGGPDFSFRKRADGGFTITQRGGLGAPLMLDHLLIGRRYLPALRSQRHFLRISLGKDFFSDLALPRRWKGKGISPFERVRTMDPPTDEGLNAEAMHNLTAAWPVFEKAVIEDAWAGMMDITPDSLPVIGPVKGVPGLTIASGFSGHGFGTSPAAGQLAADLVTGASPIVDPAPYSLDRF